AAAGTGAAAGAACCGTCAAAAGCCATGCCTATCGTGACTGGCGGCCTGGCAACTCTCGTCGCATCGGCGGCTCTAGCCAGTCCTGCTGTGGCAGCTACGGCCAATGGCGATGGGTCATTTAAGGTGGAGCGCGGCGATACCCTTTCCCAGATTGCCAGTACGTTCGGCGACGGCAAATGGTCTGGGTGGACGGGCTTTAGGTCCGGCAACCCCAACCTTATCTTCCCCGGCGAAGATGTGCGCCCTGGCGACGGCGCTGCTGCCACCACTAGCGACTTGAAGGACTTGGCCAAGCGCGTACTCAAGGGCGAATTTGGTAACGGTCAGGCCCGGCGCACCGCCCTGGGCGACAAGTACGACTCCGTGCAAGCCATCGTCAACCAGATGCTGGGAGCTCCTGCCGCCGCCACCGCCAGAGCTGGGAGCACTTCCGTCAACCCAGCATCACAGCCCGCACGAAATGCTTCTAGCAAATCTCAGCAGTGGGTCATCGACAAGCCGGCTTATGACGAGACTATTACCGACAAGGCAGCTTGGACTGAGACCGTCCACCATCCGGCTGGCACGAAAGAGGAGAAGCATCCGGCGCAAACCCACACCGTCCACCACGACGCGGTAACCCATCAGGAAGTCAAGCACCACGAAGCGACGACGACCACCAAGCATATTGATGCCACCTACCGCACTGTTCACCACGACGCGGTGACGCATACTGAAAAAATATATGAATACCCTCCGTCGCACTGGATTACCATCAATGCACCGGTCAGCGAAGGCCAATACATCTACAATACATTCTTCGATGACGGACACGTATCGTATAGCAGAGAAGACGAGGATGCCTATATGCGTGCTCATCCTCTAGTTAGTTTCACTACCGATTTTTGCTATTTTGCAACAGCCGAAGACGCAGCAAAATCCGAGATACGCCGTTTAGTGGCGGACAGTTTGGGACAAATCATCACAGATAAGATTGTGGTCGATAAGCCCGCCTGGGACGAGCAGGTACTTGTTACACCAGCGCGCGACGAGACCGTACCAGTGCCAGCCTGGGATGAAACGGTCACCATAACCGACAAGCCCGCTTGGGACGAGACCATAGTGGATAAGGCAGAGTGGTCGGAGCAGGTCGCCGTTCCCGCCTGGGACGAGCAGGTTCAGCACCCCGCGCAGACCCACACCGTCCACCATGACGAAGTTGGTCACTGGGCCCGATAGCAAGCCCCGCAGCTCAAGCCAAGAGGAGCTAAGACTGAAAGCATCAGTCTTAGCTCCTCTTTTTTTGCGTGGCACCTGGCCCCTACCCCACCCGCGCAGGAGCTGTTGCGTAAGGCAGCTGAAGCCATGTTGGTCAGCGTTTTCCTTCTCAGATTTGGGAAAAAGCGAAGGCATGCGCCTTCGCTCGAAACAAATTAGGGAGGAAAACCCAGACCCAACGCCGCGTTTGAAGCAGAAAGCGAGCGAGTCATCGGGCATTCATTTCCCTCCCAGCAATCAATGAACATCTCAAGAAGGGAAGTATCCGTATGCCATACCAACACGAACCAGCCAGCGGGCGCACACAGGAGAGCCGCGCAGGAGGTCAGGCTGCGAGCAAGAGGGCCAGGTATAGCCTTGCCGAATTTAAGAGCGAGGTGGACTTCATCATGGCCCAGGCTCCTCTGGGCTCCGGGCCAAGTGAGCAAGCTACCGCCTACCAGGTCTACGGCTGTGAATACTCCTGGGAGCTTGGGCAAGAGGGCCAGTCAGCCCTAGTCCGCCTACACTTGTCGGTGCAAGGCAGGCCGGTGCTGACGCTCGAATGCCCACTGAGCCCGGAAATCGAGCGCCTGCAACGGCTGGAAAGATTGCGCTCCATGTACTACAAGGCGCTCTGGCTGCTCGGTCCCATGGCCAACCGCCTAGTCTACTGCCCTGCTAGCGAGCGCTGGGAGCTGCTCCGAGGCGGCAGATCCTATGACATCCGGCAAGCAGATACGAGCGAGCCTGAAGAGTAAAAGAAATGCCCGCAGCTTTGACAGACACCAGACCAAAGCTGCGGGCTCTATTTCCAGCCCTCTCTCACTGCCCGAACTGCCGCAGACCAGACAGCCACCGCGCAAGCCGCCGCCGCAGCCGCGCAAGAGGCCGCGCGCGGGGCAGCGTCCTCAGCCGCAAGCAACTCCGCCAAGTTTCAAGGAGCCAACAGCAGCGCAGGCAGGAACAACAGCTCCCAGCAGGCACCTACAAACACTGGCAGCAACCCAAGTACGGGGCAGAACACGCCTCACCTCTTCGTCAACGGACAGGAGGTTCCCTACGACCCCAACATTAAATTCGGGCCCGATACCCCCCTTTGGGACGACATGCACAAGGGCACTGGCGGCCCAGCTATTCTCCCCAACGGCGAGTGCATTGCTGCCACTGACCCGAATCCGCCTGGAGTGCGCCGCGTTAGTTAGCACCCACTGCCACGCTCGCCATGCGTGCTGTGCGCGCCAAAAGCTGCCAGGGCTACGAGTAGCTGGACAAACGCCAAGGCTGAGATAGAGAGAAAGGCAACTCGGACTCCGGCGTAGTTGGCGACCTGATGGGCGACGGATGCTTGCGAGGCGTAAGACATAATCTCCATGCTCACTGCCGATCCGAAGGCACCAGCGAGGGTACGCAAGGAAGTCAGCAGAGCAGAGCCATGGGTGACTTGACTGGCAGGTAACTTTTGCATACCCCAGGTGACGATAGTCATCATTATGCACCCCACTGCAAAGAGCCTGAGCGCGTAGAGGGCCACAAGCAAGGCTATGTCGGTACTGGAATGCACAAAAGAGACGCCCAAGCAACTGACCAACATAATCAAGCTGCCCGCAAGAACTAGAGCGCGAATACCGAAGCGGTCGTAAAAGCGCCCTGCCCGAGGGCTGATAAGAGACATAATCAGAGAGCCCGGCAGCATAACCAAAGCGGAGACCACAGCCGACTTGCCCATAACCGTCTGTATCAAAATTGGATAGATAGTTGAGCCGCCCATCATGACAGCGTAGAGCAGAACACTAATAATAACGGCCAGGCGGAAGTTCCTATCTGAAAACGCTCGAACGTCGAGGAAGGGCTGGCTCAGCTTCAACTGCCGGCGCACGAAGAACACGCAGGCGAGTAGACCCAGAAGCAAGGGCAGCACAGTGGTGGGCAGGCCTCCCGAAGTCAGGTTGCCCAGCCCTAGGAGCAAGCCAGTCATGCCTAGAGCACACAGCACCATAGACAGGTAGTCGAAGGGGATTTTCTCAGTTTCACTGACATTGTTGATAGTCACCAGCGAAAGTATCAGGGTCAAAGCCGATGGAATCAGCGTGACCAGGAAGATGCTCCGCCAGCCTCGGATACCAATTAGAAACCCAGCTAACGTTGGGGCGAATACGGGCGCAGCCCCCGCAGCGAGCCCGTAAATGCCCATCACAAACCCCTGTTTTTCAGGAGGGTACATGGTCATAACAACTACCTGTAAGAGGGGCAGAATAATGCCGGAACCCAAGGCCTGCAAGATTCTGCCGGTAAGAAGGAGAGGAAAGGAGGGCGCCACCCAAGCGAAGAACGTGCCTAGCGTAAATAGGAACATAGCGCTGGAGAAAATCTGGCGGGTGGAGAAGCGCTTGATGAGATAGGCTGTGGCGGGCACCATAATAGCCATCGTCAGGCTGAAGGCACTCGTGAGCCACTGGGCCGTGCTCGCTCCCAGATGCAGTTCGGCCATGATTGCGGGCAGGGCAGTGGTGAGCGCAGTTTGCAGGAGTGAGGTAACTATGGCCCCACACAGGAGCGTTCCGAATATAACATTCGTTCTTTTGACTGACATTGTTCGTTCCTTCTCAGAGCACATTCTGCAGCATCCATCTTGTAGTGTTGGATTTATTAAATTGCAGAACTTATTATTCTGTATGGAATATACTGAATCAATCACTAGTATTCGCAAATCTGTTGGAATAATGAAGAAGGGCAATGTGGTGAACACAAAAAACAACCAGCGCTTCCGCGACACCGAAGTTCGCATGGAAGCCGCCATGCTTCACTTGCTCAAGGAGCGCGAATTCTCCAAAATCTCGGTCTCCAGCATCTGCAAGAGAGCCGAGGTAAACCGCTCCACCTTCTACGCCCACTTCTGCGATATCCCTGAGATGCTGAGCGTGATGGAAGACACCTTGGCGGACGAACTACTCGCCAGGTATGCCAGCCCCAAAGGGCCTCGAAATCAAATGTTCTCTCGGGACTCCTTCATCCCATTTTTGCAACACATCAAAGAGCACCAGTACTTCTACCGGATTATTCTCGGCACCCGCAAGGCTTTCCCCCTGGAGACCGGCTACGAACCTCTACTCAACATGGTGATTCGCCCCTTGTGCGAGCGCGCGGGCATCGAATCCGAAGACGACATCCTCTACTATCTGACCTATTTTGAGGCCGGATTCTCCGTCATCCTGAAGCGCTGGCTAGACCAGGGCTGCAAGAAGAGCGAAGAGGAGTTCGCCAGCACCATCACCAACTGCATCCCTGCGATTCTGAGCCCCAAAACGCAGGCAAGCTCGGCAGGCAAACCCCCGAAGCAGCAGGCCCGAAACGGACAAGGCCCGCAAAATGAGTAGCCGAGAATCGGGGGCTTTGCACTTTTGACTTAGTAGACCCAAACAGGGCGGTCACCGTCGGTGCCTGGGCGCGAAATTCCTAGGCTCTCGAACTCGTAGCGCTC
This window of the Bombiscardovia nodaiensis genome carries:
- the LinCd gene encoding MFS transporter; the protein is MSVKRTNVIFGTLLCGAIVTSLLQTALTTALPAIMAELHLGASTAQWLTSAFSLTMAIMVPATAYLIKRFSTRQIFSSAMFLFTLGTFFAWVAPSFPLLLTGRILQALGSGIILPLLQVVVMTMYPPEKQGFVMGIYGLAAGAAPVFAPTLAGFLIGIRGWRSIFLVTLIPSALTLILSLVTINNVSETEKIPFDYLSMVLCALGMTGLLLGLGNLTSGGLPTTVLPLLLGLLACVFFVRRQLKLSQPFLDVRAFSDRNFRLAVIISVLLYAVMMGGSTIYPILIQTVMGKSAVVSALVMLPGSLIMSLISPRAGRFYDRFGIRALVLAGSLIMLVSCLGVSFVHSSTDIALLVALYALRLFAVGCIMMTIVTWGMQKLPASQVTHGSALLTSLRTLAGAFGSAVSMEIMSYASQASVAHQVANYAGVRVAFLSISALAFVQLLVALAAFGAHSTHGERGSGC
- a CDS encoding TetR family transcriptional regulator produces the protein MVNTKNNQRFRDTEVRMEAAMLHLLKEREFSKISVSSICKRAEVNRSTFYAHFCDIPEMLSVMEDTLADELLARYASPKGPRNQMFSRDSFIPFLQHIKEHQYFYRIILGTRKAFPLETGYEPLLNMVIRPLCERAGIESEDDILYYLTYFEAGFSVILKRWLDQGCKKSEEEFASTITNCIPAILSPKTQASSAGKPPKQQARNGQGPQNE